One genomic region from Natrinema caseinilyticum encodes:
- a CDS encoding type II toxin-antitoxin system VapC family toxin: MIALDSSFLIDYLRGDDDTRSFLERETEPVYYTPTIVLFELYRDAAWSDTGSVGAVVDGLGWTEPLPFDAGATREAAEIHAELLTDGNPINVADVMIAGVCRHHGASLVTRDSDFEVVDELETISY, encoded by the coding sequence ATGATCGCACTGGATTCGTCGTTTCTTATCGACTATCTTCGCGGAGACGACGACACCCGGTCGTTCTTGGAGAGAGAAACGGAACCGGTATACTACACACCGACCATCGTTCTTTTCGAGCTATATCGGGACGCCGCGTGGTCCGACACTGGTTCAGTTGGGGCTGTTGTAGACGGTCTCGGTTGGACCGAGCCATTGCCGTTCGATGCTGGTGCAACTCGAGAAGCAGCGGAGATTCACGCTGAACTATTGACGGACGGAAATCCGATTAATGTGGCGGACGTGATGATCGCTGGCGTCTGTCGGCATCACGGCGCATCTCTGGTCACTCGCGACAGCGATTTCGAGGTCGTCGACGAACTCGAGACAATTTCTTACTAA
- a CDS encoding HTTM domain-containing protein, with the protein MTERSSSPRSDRRLTNAVDRISLAITRRFAVDTRALAAFRIALGLLLLADLVGRSRNLGAFYTDSGVLPRRALFSDYSSAYSLHAVSGEAWVIGLLFVVAAAFAVAMIVGYRTRVATVCSWLLLVSLHVRNPMVLNGGDVLLRMLVFWAMFLPLDERWAVDGRRSDRDRETVSTVATMALLLQVVVMYVANAIHKTEGEMWLNGEAVVYVFSLDYQFTILLGNVLAEYHDLLRLATFFWVALVISAPLLLVLTGLPRAALASAFVGMHFGMLATMRIGLFPLIVVAAFIPFYPSGVWDAGAAFASRIGLAAPLHRWASRLEAAVPGRAVTDRVGASASPSRRLVSDGLDRGRSLFSATVPAVFLVLVVLSNAQAVGYTQVPDPGQSVLDATETDQSWRMFAPEPLQTDGWYVVPGELENGSEVDAMYGSEVSWEPPPDGNAVYPNSRWRKYLSNVWGADNENHRSYLANYLCDRRNRTHRTDLERIQLYYVAQPSEPYNETEPTNEIMLQQYNCSGDFRQ; encoded by the coding sequence ATGACTGAGCGAAGTTCCTCACCCAGGTCGGATCGGAGACTGACGAACGCAGTCGATCGGATTTCGCTGGCGATCACGCGTCGATTTGCCGTGGATACGCGAGCCCTGGCCGCGTTTCGAATCGCGCTCGGGCTCTTGCTGCTCGCGGACCTCGTCGGCCGATCACGGAATCTCGGGGCGTTCTATACGGATTCGGGAGTCCTCCCGCGGAGAGCACTGTTTTCCGACTACTCGAGCGCCTATTCGCTTCACGCCGTCTCCGGCGAGGCGTGGGTGATCGGTCTCCTCTTCGTCGTCGCGGCCGCGTTCGCCGTGGCCATGATCGTCGGCTATCGAACGAGGGTCGCGACGGTTTGCTCGTGGCTCTTGCTCGTCTCGCTACACGTTCGCAATCCGATGGTACTCAACGGCGGGGACGTGCTGTTACGGATGCTGGTGTTTTGGGCGATGTTTCTCCCGCTCGACGAACGATGGGCGGTCGACGGCCGTCGATCGGATCGCGATCGGGAGACCGTCTCGACCGTGGCGACGATGGCACTGTTGCTCCAGGTCGTCGTGATGTACGTCGCAAACGCCATCCACAAGACCGAGGGGGAGATGTGGCTGAACGGGGAGGCCGTCGTTTACGTGTTCAGCCTCGACTATCAGTTCACGATCCTCCTGGGTAACGTTCTGGCCGAGTACCACGATTTACTGCGGCTCGCGACGTTCTTCTGGGTCGCGCTGGTTATTTCAGCGCCGCTGTTACTCGTCCTCACCGGGCTGCCGCGAGCAGCGCTCGCATCGGCGTTCGTCGGCATGCACTTCGGAATGCTGGCGACGATGCGAATCGGGCTCTTTCCCCTGATCGTCGTCGCCGCGTTCATCCCGTTCTATCCGAGCGGCGTCTGGGACGCGGGCGCCGCGTTCGCCTCCCGCATCGGTCTCGCAGCCCCGCTGCACCGCTGGGCGAGCAGACTCGAGGCCGCCGTCCCCGGTCGGGCCGTGACCGATCGCGTCGGCGCCTCCGCTTCCCCCTCGCGTCGACTCGTTTCGGACGGCCTCGATCGCGGACGAAGCCTGTTTTCGGCGACGGTACCGGCGGTGTTTCTCGTCCTCGTGGTCCTCTCGAACGCCCAGGCGGTTGGCTATACGCAGGTTCCGGACCCGGGTCAGTCGGTACTCGATGCGACTGAAACGGACCAGAGTTGGCGCATGTTCGCCCCCGAACCGCTCCAGACGGACGGCTGGTACGTCGTTCCGGGGGAACTCGAAAACGGGTCCGAGGTCGACGCCATGTACGGATCCGAGGTGAGCTGGGAGCCGCCGCCGGACGGGAACGCCGTGTACCCCAACTCCCGGTGGCGAAAATACCTCTCGAACGTCTGGGGGGCGGATAACGAGAACCACCGGTCGTATCTGGCGAATTACCTCTGTGACCGGCGGAATCGCACCCATCGGACGGACCTCGAACGTATCCAGCTATACTACGTGGCCCAGCCGTCGGAACCGTACAACGAGACCGAGCCGACCAACGAGATCATGCTGCAACAGTACAACTGCAGCGGCGATTTCCGCCAGTAA
- a CDS encoding CocE/NonD family hydrolase has protein sequence MVSHHNDGIPQHSSGARASDDGAGGTPRDEAATPPSDEHAKLFDPNAAGRRRFLRATGGTAALLTGGSGTVAAWASGGSYSTTDRTISSFDGTDLATTLYTPDAGGPNPAILMTHGWGLSRQSPLTTLKAAHYAKNGYVVLTYDSRGAYGSGGVSTLNGENEIEDARHLIDWLAGRSDVETEGPNDPKLGMDGISYAGGLQPLVALADDRVDAIVPRMTWYDLSYSFVPNGVVKNSWLTIMLAAGVVQTFDFDTDTRLSDRLYEWYGDVIWSNGLPPTVEAGFEQRSLAYNLEGFDTPTFFIQGWDDTLFKPNEALRGFRGLCARGVESAVAFYEGGHAIEEIVVPLDQRKYMNDLAVTWMDKHLRGESTDVPTVSTYLKQRDEWRTGSQFPPADVSMTAYGLENAVERGNPHIERWSWFHDTEVTYEWHVGRDIEVVGTPEFDLAVDVAGPEARLFFDIRHDGSDLDAIGKSVGEAARVDGPGRQRVQFEFPVFQRFFSAGDTLSLQISVTSLLFEESTHTDGVTVLPSQSEIRLPQRPQ, from the coding sequence ATGGTTTCACACCACAACGATGGGATACCACAACACAGTAGTGGGGCACGCGCGTCGGACGACGGGGCCGGTGGGACGCCCCGTGATGAAGCAGCGACACCCCCGTCCGACGAGCACGCCAAACTGTTCGATCCGAACGCGGCCGGCAGACGTCGATTCCTGCGGGCCACGGGCGGGACTGCTGCATTGTTGACCGGTGGATCGGGAACGGTGGCGGCGTGGGCTTCAGGGGGAAGCTACTCCACGACCGATCGGACGATATCGTCGTTCGACGGGACAGACCTCGCGACGACGTTGTATACGCCCGACGCCGGCGGTCCGAATCCGGCGATTTTGATGACTCACGGATGGGGACTCAGCAGGCAGTCACCGCTGACAACACTGAAAGCGGCACATTACGCGAAGAACGGGTACGTGGTGTTGACATACGATTCCCGCGGTGCCTACGGATCCGGAGGGGTTTCGACGCTGAACGGCGAAAACGAGATCGAAGACGCACGCCACCTCATCGACTGGCTCGCGGGGCGTTCGGACGTCGAAACCGAGGGGCCGAACGATCCCAAACTCGGGATGGACGGCATCTCGTACGCGGGCGGGCTTCAGCCGCTCGTCGCGCTGGCGGACGATCGGGTGGACGCGATCGTCCCGCGGATGACCTGGTACGACCTTTCCTACTCGTTCGTGCCAAACGGCGTCGTCAAGAATAGCTGGCTCACTATCATGCTGGCGGCTGGCGTCGTTCAAACGTTCGACTTCGATACGGACACGCGCCTCTCGGACAGGCTGTACGAGTGGTATGGCGACGTCATCTGGAGCAACGGACTTCCCCCGACCGTCGAAGCCGGATTCGAGCAGCGTTCGCTCGCGTACAACCTCGAGGGGTTCGACACGCCGACGTTCTTTATTCAGGGCTGGGACGACACGTTGTTCAAACCCAACGAAGCCCTCCGTGGTTTTCGTGGCCTCTGTGCCCGCGGCGTCGAGTCGGCCGTCGCGTTCTACGAGGGTGGCCACGCCATCGAGGAGATCGTGGTCCCACTTGACCAGCGCAAATACATGAACGACCTGGCCGTCACCTGGATGGACAAACACCTCCGGGGCGAATCGACCGACGTCCCGACGGTTTCGACGTACCTCAAGCAACGCGACGAGTGGCGGACCGGCTCACAGTTCCCGCCCGCGGACGTCTCGATGACCGCCTACGGCCTCGAGAACGCCGTTGAACGCGGAAACCCGCACATCGAACGGTGGAGTTGGTTCCACGACACCGAGGTGACCTACGAGTGGCACGTCGGTCGGGACATCGAAGTCGTCGGCACGCCCGAATTCGACCTCGCGGTCGACGTCGCGGGCCCCGAAGCGCGGTTGTTCTTCGATATCAGACACGACGGATCCGACCTGGACGCGATCGGAAAATCCGTCGGAGAGGCCGCCCGCGTCGACGGACCGGGCCGCCAGCGCGTCCAGTTCGAGTTCCCGGTCTTTCAACGGTTCTTCTCGGCCGGTGATACCCTCTCGTTACAGATCAGCGTCACGAGCCTTCTGTTCGAGGAATCGACTCATACCGACGGCGTGACGGTCCTCCCGTCCCAGTCGGAAATCCGTCTCCCCCAGCGGCCGCAGTGA
- a CDS encoding universal stress protein, translating to MYQDVLIPTDGSDGARRSINHGMTIADCFDATIHALSVVPEGPLGTLQTDDAIPAAQRAVERVETEASRMGVDVVTAVEQGVPHEEILAFADEHGIDLIVMGTQGRTGLDRVLVGSVTERVVRMADVPVVTVRLTDEIRVEDTDEAARIARSTAEQEGYDEVAVLEDPHRTSASWIVPLETDTGPIHVHVDAVTSEARIAKGPRE from the coding sequence ATGTATCAGGACGTCCTCATCCCGACGGACGGAAGCGACGGAGCCCGCCGATCGATCAACCACGGGATGACGATCGCGGATTGCTTCGACGCGACGATCCACGCGCTGTCCGTCGTTCCAGAGGGGCCGCTCGGGACGCTCCAGACCGACGACGCGATTCCGGCCGCCCAGCGGGCGGTCGAACGGGTCGAAACTGAAGCGTCTCGAATGGGCGTCGACGTCGTGACTGCGGTCGAACAGGGAGTTCCGCACGAAGAAATCCTCGCGTTCGCGGACGAACACGGAATCGACCTGATCGTCATGGGAACGCAGGGCCGGACCGGACTCGACCGGGTGCTGGTCGGCAGCGTCACCGAACGAGTCGTTCGAATGGCCGACGTCCCGGTCGTGACCGTCCGACTGACCGACGAGATTCGGGTCGAGGACACCGACGAAGCCGCACGGATCGCGCGCTCGACCGCCGAACAGGAGGGATACGACGAGGTCGCCGTCCTCGAGGACCCGCACCGAACCAGCGCGTCCTGGATCGTCCCACTCGAGACCGATACCGGCCCCATCCACGTCCACGTCGACGCCGTGACGAGCGAGGCCCGGATCGCGAAGGGCCCGAGGGAATAA
- a CDS encoding O-methyltransferase has translation MTDVLRDDVARFVRAVGPDPDETLIEMDEYAAAEGFPHVGPDVGAFLRFVARLNGAERIFEFGSGYGYSAYWFADALPDDGEIVLTEVDDAELELAREYMAAGGYDGLARFELGDAMETIEDVDGPFDVVLIDHQKSRYADAFDAVRPKVPVGGAVIADNAVTASVVDFETLLEWSEGGSPTGVDEHTRGVIEYLSTVRADPAFETMVVPLGEGIAVSYRVE, from the coding sequence ATGACCGACGTCCTCAGGGACGATGTCGCGCGCTTCGTTCGCGCGGTCGGCCCGGACCCGGACGAGACGCTGATCGAGATGGACGAGTACGCGGCCGCCGAGGGGTTCCCGCACGTCGGCCCCGACGTCGGCGCGTTCCTCCGGTTCGTCGCCCGCCTGAACGGTGCCGAGCGAATTTTCGAGTTCGGCTCGGGCTATGGCTACTCCGCGTACTGGTTCGCCGACGCACTGCCGGACGACGGCGAAATCGTCCTCACCGAGGTCGACGACGCCGAACTCGAGCTGGCTCGCGAGTACATGGCCGCGGGCGGCTACGACGGGCTCGCGAGATTCGAACTCGGCGACGCGATGGAAACGATCGAGGACGTCGATGGGCCGTTCGACGTCGTTCTGATCGACCACCAAAAGAGCAGGTACGCCGACGCGTTCGACGCCGTCCGGCCGAAAGTACCGGTCGGGGGCGCCGTCATCGCCGACAACGCCGTTACGGCCAGCGTCGTCGACTTCGAGACGTTACTCGAGTGGTCCGAGGGCGGTTCGCCGACCGGGGTCGACGAGCACACGCGGGGCGTCATCGAGTATCTCTCGACGGTTCGCGCAGATCCGGCGTTCGAGACGATGGTCGTGCCCCTCGGTGAAGGAATCGCCGTGAGTTACCGCGTCGAGTAA
- a CDS encoding dCTP deaminase, protein MSSEHPLAESVDNLVYEPVQVHENGIDLTVSAIYEVAAPGRLDFGGDELEDADLEPVPTELEGPDDEFGWWYLEGGQYVVQHNEFLTDLAEPAQLQARNELLARGGSHPSVRVRDHLPLMPLSVAGDGLSIKENARISTLVPVERNRQNSDL, encoded by the coding sequence ATGTCTTCCGAACACCCCCTCGCCGAAAGCGTCGACAATCTGGTGTACGAACCGGTACAGGTTCACGAAAACGGGATCGACCTGACGGTCAGCGCCATCTACGAGGTGGCCGCCCCGGGCCGCCTCGACTTCGGCGGCGACGAACTCGAGGACGCCGACTTGGAGCCCGTCCCGACGGAACTCGAGGGCCCCGACGACGAATTCGGCTGGTGGTACTTGGAGGGCGGCCAGTACGTCGTCCAGCACAACGAATTCCTGACGGACCTGGCCGAGCCGGCACAGCTCCAGGCGCGAAACGAACTGCTCGCCCGCGGCGGCTCGCATCCGTCGGTACGGGTTCGAGATCACTTGCCGCTGATGCCCCTTTCCGTCGCCGGTGACGGACTCAGTATCAAGGAGAACGCGCGGATTTCGACGCTCGTTCCGGTCGAGCGCAACAGACAAAATTCCGATTTATAG
- a CDS encoding Lrp/AsnC family transcriptional regulator has product MGDDSAPERQTEVDAETDAEVALDEVDRGVLYALQRDARNITIQEIADEVAVSASTVRNRIDKLEGSNVIEGYAPQINYERAGFPLKLLFVCTADPDSRSTAAREILEVGGVIDVNEMVTGERNLHVQAVATATNDLTRMTAQLNEYGITIHSSEIITNHYAQPWGHFEMSAND; this is encoded by the coding sequence ATGGGCGACGATTCCGCACCTGAGAGACAGACGGAAGTTGACGCGGAGACCGATGCGGAGGTCGCGTTAGACGAGGTAGATCGGGGAGTCCTGTACGCGCTTCAGCGGGACGCGCGCAACATCACGATCCAGGAAATCGCAGACGAGGTGGCAGTTTCCGCAAGCACGGTTCGAAACCGAATCGACAAGTTGGAAGGTTCGAACGTGATAGAGGGCTACGCCCCCCAGATCAACTACGAACGCGCTGGCTTTCCGTTAAAACTCCTGTTCGTTTGCACGGCTGATCCCGACTCCCGTTCGACCGCCGCACGGGAGATACTGGAAGTCGGAGGCGTCATCGACGTAAACGAGATGGTCACCGGCGAGCGTAACCTCCACGTTCAGGCCGTCGCCACGGCCACCAACGATCTCACGCGCATGACCGCGCAGTTGAACGAGTACGGTATCACGATCCACAGTTCGGAGATCATCACCAACCACTACGCTCAACCCTGGGGCCACTTCGAGATGTCCGCAAACGACTAG
- a CDS encoding helix-turn-helix transcriptional regulator — MATALSPEEMDADDLTRTDRAILDVLKEGHGGDEPWGIATKGRLVDETDFSRNSVYNRLEVLEAAGFVELIHEPTREFRFVEDPREGIDDK; from the coding sequence ATGGCGACTGCACTGTCACCCGAAGAAATGGATGCGGATGACCTGACACGGACGGATCGTGCCATCCTTGATGTACTTAAGGAGGGGCACGGAGGCGATGAACCGTGGGGAATCGCTACGAAGGGCCGTCTCGTCGACGAGACTGATTTCTCGAGAAACAGCGTTTACAACCGTCTCGAGGTACTCGAAGCTGCAGGCTTCGTTGAACTCATCCACGAACCAACTCGAGAGTTCAGGTTCGTTGAGGATCCACGCGAGGGAATAGATGATAAGTAG
- a CDS encoding GNAT family N-acetyltransferase → MPRNNPQPTIEPASQDDLETIAELWVRLARDQRAYDSAVLPDANRDTMRDTLAAYRVTGELLVARLRREIVGFVSVSVERGSLELDATRGLLTNIYVEPAVRDQGIGTALLEAAEDTLAEQGADVVLLEVMAGNVDAHRFYRRRGYDEFRVTMRRSLEDRDENDTHSKEDG, encoded by the coding sequence ATGCCCCGGAACAACCCGCAGCCGACGATTGAACCCGCCTCGCAGGACGACCTCGAGACTATCGCGGAGCTGTGGGTCCGGTTGGCTCGTGACCAGCGCGCGTACGATTCAGCCGTTCTCCCCGACGCGAACCGGGACACGATGCGCGACACGCTCGCAGCCTACCGGGTAACCGGCGAATTGCTCGTCGCACGGCTGCGCCGCGAGATCGTCGGCTTCGTCTCCGTGTCCGTCGAACGCGGCTCCCTCGAACTCGACGCCACCCGCGGGTTGCTCACGAACATCTACGTCGAGCCGGCCGTCCGGGACCAGGGGATCGGAACCGCGCTGCTCGAGGCCGCCGAGGACACGCTCGCCGAACAGGGCGCCGACGTCGTGCTACTCGAGGTGATGGCCGGCAACGTCGACGCCCACCGGTTCTATCGTCGGCGCGGGTACGACGAGTTCCGCGTGACGATGCGCCGGTCGCTCGAGGATCGGGACGAAAACGATACACACTCAAAGGAGGACGGCTAA
- a CDS encoding enoyl-CoA hydratase/isomerase family protein has translation MALGDAVLLEIEDDGLATITLNRPDRRNPLSEEISTGLSEALDEIEGSDARCVLLEGSGGSFSAGGDIERMIEGIENDVPADDRVRRLQRSTNELFGRLIEFPIPTIALVDGPAVGAGANLALACDMQLATEDAVFGFVFRQVGLSVDAGTSYLLPRVVGENVAKELVLTGDIVGADRAKEIGLVNHVYDSDEVDEQVEAFVEKIVSGPPIALRHANRLVGEGLEKSLDQALTDEAIAQGIVFDTADHEEGVSAFFDDRDPEYEGR, from the coding sequence ATGGCCCTCGGCGACGCAGTCCTCCTCGAGATAGAGGACGACGGCCTGGCGACCATCACGCTCAACCGGCCGGACCGACGCAATCCCCTCTCCGAAGAGATCAGCACCGGTCTCTCCGAAGCGCTCGACGAAATCGAGGGCAGCGACGCCCGCTGTGTCCTCCTCGAGGGCTCCGGCGGGTCGTTCTCGGCCGGCGGTGACATCGAACGAATGATCGAGGGGATCGAGAACGACGTCCCCGCCGACGATCGAGTTCGCAGACTCCAGCGCTCGACGAACGAACTCTTCGGCCGGCTGATCGAATTCCCGATCCCGACGATCGCGCTGGTGGACGGGCCGGCGGTCGGCGCCGGTGCGAACCTCGCGCTGGCCTGTGACATGCAACTCGCGACCGAAGACGCCGTCTTCGGGTTCGTCTTCCGGCAGGTCGGCCTGAGCGTCGACGCGGGCACCTCCTATCTGCTCCCGCGAGTCGTCGGCGAGAACGTCGCGAAGGAACTCGTCCTCACGGGCGACATCGTCGGTGCCGACCGCGCAAAGGAAATCGGCCTCGTCAACCACGTCTACGACAGCGACGAGGTCGACGAGCAGGTCGAGGCGTTCGTCGAGAAGATCGTCTCCGGGCCACCGATCGCGCTGCGCCACGCGAACAGGCTCGTCGGCGAGGGTCTCGAGAAGTCGCTCGATCAGGCGTTGACCGACGAGGCGATCGCGCAGGGTATCGTCTTCGACACCGCGGATCACGAGGAGGGAGTGAGCGCCTTCTTCGACGATCGCGATCCCGAATACGAAGGACGATAA
- a CDS encoding DUF998 domain-containing protein has product MSDSTPTGTPPRPVDSEVTIAGFSMVLSGFVAFMGIITAEVLYPNYSTRQDISDLGSTRPPDPIIHEPSATIFNSTMLVTGALVLVAAYFVSRAMDRRDFPIGLVIFGVSIFGVGVFPGNVTPWHGLFALLTFFSGGITVVLSSRVVSGPFSVLCGLFGGISLLVLVSVFVYGLVIGGPHPLAFLGSGGIERWVVYPLVLWILAFGGYLLGIADTNSASF; this is encoded by the coding sequence ATGAGTGATTCTACCCCTACTGGAACTCCGCCACGACCCGTGGATTCGGAAGTGACGATCGCAGGATTCAGCATGGTGTTGTCCGGATTCGTTGCCTTCATGGGGATCATCACGGCAGAAGTCCTCTATCCGAATTATTCGACGCGACAGGACATCAGTGACCTCGGATCGACGCGGCCACCAGATCCGATTATTCACGAGCCCTCCGCAACGATCTTTAATAGTACGATGCTGGTAACGGGGGCACTCGTGCTGGTTGCCGCCTATTTCGTCTCTCGCGCTATGGATCGCCGTGACTTCCCGATTGGACTCGTTATTTTTGGAGTCAGCATATTCGGCGTCGGCGTGTTTCCAGGCAACGTGACTCCGTGGCACGGGTTGTTCGCGCTTCTGACTTTCTTTAGTGGCGGTATCACAGTCGTTCTCTCGTCACGGGTCGTCTCCGGACCGTTCTCCGTTCTTTGTGGCCTCTTCGGTGGCATCTCCCTTCTCGTCCTCGTGAGCGTCTTCGTCTATGGACTCGTTATCGGTGGCCCGCACCCGCTGGCGTTTCTTGGGAGCGGGGGAATCGAGCGCTGGGTCGTCTATCCACTCGTTCTTTGGATTCTCGCCTTTGGAGGCTACCTGTTGGGAATCGCTGATACCAACTCTGCGTCGTTCTGA
- a CDS encoding DUF7692 domain-containing protein, whose protein sequence is MCEYVDQGRQQRCRLDAINRVVDFCNCNNTKAIMSTFDRVPRSLRLLAAFFSAKT, encoded by the coding sequence ATGTGCGAGTATGTAGATCAGGGTCGACAGCAACGATGCCGATTGGACGCAATCAATCGAGTAGTCGACTTCTGCAACTGTAACAACACGAAAGCAATCATGAGTACTTTCGACAGAGTTCCACGTTCGCTCAGGTTGCTCGCCGCGTTCTTTAGCGCAAAAACTTAA
- a CDS encoding long-chain-fatty-acid--CoA ligase yields MTNLVTNVAGAVEEYGDNTAIGFKGSEISYEEFWGQTGAFAAALEERGLGAGDRVALYLPNLPQFVIAFHGTLRAGGVVVPMNPQYKSREIGHLLGDSEAKVVVALSDLVPFVDQVRDDTHVEHVVSVGGEAEGATEFEDFLEPANPEITARDDDDVAVQPYTSGTTGQPKGVQLTHANLGSNANSASKLIPDGIRSDDKTLGVLPLFHIYGMTVVMNASLFHGGAYYPLPSWDAQEAVSLVEDEQLTIMHGVPAMYNDVINQPNAEEFDMSSLRLCGVGGSGIPVEVLRRFEELYEPKIYEGYGLTETSPITHFNSPIEGRRVGSVGKTVPDVDSKVVDEDFNEIPPVEKGPIDEENADLREITGEIVVAGPNVMKGYYGLPEANEEVFTEDGGRRWFHTGDIGYQDEDGFFYVVDREKHMIVTGGYNVYPREVEELLFEHPAVADAAVAGIPDERRGETVKAFVVRTPDADVTEDEIKEYCLTNLAEYKHPREVEFVEELPRTTTGKVQKFKLREQEGDD; encoded by the coding sequence ATGACAAATCTTGTCACTAACGTCGCGGGTGCTGTCGAGGAGTACGGAGACAACACCGCGATCGGATTCAAGGGGTCCGAAATCAGTTACGAAGAGTTCTGGGGGCAAACGGGTGCGTTCGCGGCAGCACTCGAAGAACGCGGACTCGGTGCGGGCGACCGGGTTGCACTCTATCTACCGAATCTTCCCCAGTTCGTGATCGCGTTCCACGGGACGCTTCGCGCCGGCGGGGTCGTGGTTCCGATGAACCCGCAGTACAAATCCCGAGAGATCGGCCACTTGCTCGGCGACAGCGAGGCCAAGGTCGTCGTAGCGCTTTCCGACCTCGTCCCCTTCGTCGATCAGGTGCGAGACGACACGCACGTCGAACACGTCGTCAGCGTCGGTGGCGAAGCCGAGGGCGCGACCGAGTTCGAGGATTTCCTGGAGCCGGCCAACCCCGAAATCACGGCCCGCGACGACGACGACGTGGCGGTCCAGCCGTACACGTCGGGGACGACCGGCCAGCCGAAGGGCGTCCAGTTGACCCACGCGAATCTCGGATCGAACGCGAATTCCGCTTCCAAACTCATTCCGGACGGGATTCGATCGGACGACAAAACACTGGGCGTGTTGCCGCTGTTTCACATCTACGGGATGACCGTCGTGATGAACGCGTCGCTGTTCCACGGAGGCGCGTACTACCCGTTGCCGTCGTGGGACGCACAGGAGGCCGTCTCGCTCGTCGAGGACGAGCAGTTGACGATCATGCACGGCGTGCCGGCGATGTACAACGACGTCATCAACCAGCCGAACGCCGAGGAATTCGACATGTCCTCGCTGCGCCTGTGCGGCGTCGGCGGTTCCGGCATTCCGGTCGAGGTCCTGCGCCGCTTCGAGGAACTCTACGAGCCGAAGATTTACGAGGGATACGGCCTGACCGAGACCAGTCCGATCACCCACTTCAACAGCCCGATCGAAGGGCGTCGCGTCGGAAGCGTGGGCAAGACCGTCCCCGACGTCGACTCGAAGGTCGTCGACGAGGACTTCAACGAAATCCCGCCGGTCGAGAAGGGGCCGATCGACGAGGAGAACGCCGACCTTCGCGAAATCACCGGCGAGATCGTCGTCGCCGGGCCGAACGTGATGAAAGGCTACTACGGTCTGCCGGAGGCCAACGAGGAAGTCTTCACCGAGGACGGCGGCAGACGCTGGTTCCACACCGGCGACATCGGCTATCAGGACGAAGACGGCTTCTTCTACGTCGTCGACCGCGAGAAACACATGATCGTCACCGGTGGCTACAACGTCTACCCGCGCGAGGTCGAGGAACTCCTCTTCGAACATCCCGCCGTCGCGGACGCCGCCGTCGCGGGGATTCCCGACGAACGCCGCGGCGAGACCGTGAAAGCGTTCGTCGTTCGCACGCCCGATGCGGACGTCACAGAGGACGAAATCAAGGAGTACTGCCTGACCAACCTCGCGGAGTACAAACACCCGCGCGAGGTCGAGTTCGTCGAGGAACTTCCGCGAACCACGACCGGAAAGGTCCAGAAATTCAAGCTCCGCGAGCAGGAGGGAGACGACTGA
- a CDS encoding antitoxin VapB family protein, translating into MATKTLTITEEAYERLKSHKRKGESFTDTVLRLTEGNQDVMRGFGMVADDEGFAEAAGRTRDELEDAFDERRKRREQTQS; encoded by the coding sequence ATGGCTACCAAGACCCTGACCATTACGGAAGAAGCGTACGAGCGACTGAAATCACATAAACGAAAGGGCGAGAGTTTCACAGATACCGTGCTCCGACTAACGGAGGGCAACCAGGACGTCATGCGGGGATTCGGGATGGTAGCCGACGACGAGGGCTTCGCCGAGGCCGCAGGCCGTACACGAGACGAACTCGAGGACGCGTTCGACGAGCGGCGTAAGCGGCGTGAGCAGACCCAGTCATGA